From Cricetulus griseus strain 17A/GY chromosome 1 unlocalized genomic scaffold, alternate assembly CriGri-PICRH-1.0 chr1_0, whole genome shotgun sequence, a single genomic window includes:
- the Olfml3 gene encoding olfactomedin-like protein 3 produces MHTPTLAPLKAAMGPSTPLLLVVFLSWTGPLQGQQHHLVEYMERRLAALEERLAQCQDQSSRHAAELRDFKNKMLPLLEVAEKEREALRTEADTISGRVDRLEREVDYLETQNPALPCVELDEKVTGGPGVKGKGRRNEKYDMVTDCGYTISQVRSMKILKRFGGPSGLWTKDPLGPAEKIYVLDGTQNDTAFVFPRLRDFTLAMAARKASRIRVPFPWVGTGQLVYGGFLYYARRPPGGPGGGGELENTLQLIKFHLTNRTVVDSSVFPAEKLIPPYGLTVDTYIDLAADEEGLWAVYATQDDDRHLCLAKLDPQTLDTEQQWDTPCPRENAEAAFVICGTLYVVYNTRPASRARIQCSFDASGTLAPERAALSYFPRRYGAHASLRYNPRERQLYAWDDGYQIVYKLEMRKKEEEM; encoded by the exons ATGCACACTCCTACTCTGGCCCCACTTAAGGCTGCCATGGGGCCCAGCACTCCTCTGCTCCTTGTCGTCTTTTTGTCATGGACGGGACCCCTTCAGGGACAGCAGCACCACCTTGTGGAGTACATGGAACGCCGATTAGCTGCCTTAGAG GAACGGCTGGCCCAGTGCCAGGACCAGAGTAGTCGGCATGCTGCTGAGCTGCGGGACTTCAAGAACAAGATGCTGCCTCTGCTGGAGGTGGCAGAGAAGGAGCGGGAAGCACTCAGAACTGAGGCAGACACCATCTCAGGGAGAGTGGACCGGCTTGAACGGGAAGTGGACTATCTGGAGACCCAGAACCCAGCTTTGCCCTGTGTGGAGTTGGATGAGAAGGTGACTGGAGGCCCTGGGGTCAAAGGCAAGGGCCGAAGAAATGAGAAGTACGATATGGTGACAG ACTGTGGCTACACAATCTCTCAGGTGAGGTCAATGAAGATTCTGAAGCGGTTTGGTGGCCCGTCTGGTCTATGGACCAAGGATCCACTGGGGCCAGCAGAGAAGATCTACGTGTTAGATGGCACACAGAACGACACAGCTTTCGTCTTCCCAAGGCTGCGTGATTTCACCCTTGCGATGGCTGCCCGGAAAGCTTCCCGAATTCGGGTGCCCTTCCCCTGGGTAGGCACAGGGCAGCTGGTATATGGTGGCTTCTTGTATTATGCTCGAAGGCCTCCTGGAGGACCTGGAGGGGGTGGCGAGTTGGAGAATACTCTTCAGCTGATCAAATTTCACCTGACAAACCGAACAGTGGTGGACAGCTCAGTGTTCCCTGCGGAGAAGTTGATACCCCCCTACGGGCTGACAGTAGACACATATATTGACCTGGCAGCTGATGAGGAGGGCCTTTGGGCTGTCTATGCCACTCAGGACGATGACAGGCATTTGTGTCTAGCCAAGTTAGATCCACAGACGCTTGACACAGAGCAGCAGTGGGACACACCATGTCCCAGAGAGAATGCAGAGGCTGCCTTTGTCATCTGTGGGACCCTATATGTTGTCTATAACACCCGCCCTGCCAGTAGGGCCCGTATTCAGTGTTCCTTTGATGCCAGTGGTACTCTGGCCCCAGAACGGGCAGCACTCTCTTATTTTCCACGACGATATGGTGCCCATGCCAGCCTCCGCTATAACCCCCGTGAGCGCCAGCTGTATGCCTGGGATGATGGCTACCAGATTGTCTACAAGCTggagatgaggaagaaagaggaggaaatgtAA